The proteins below are encoded in one region of Sedimentibacter sp. zth1:
- a CDS encoding immunoglobulin-like domain-containing protein: MKKYNKIISSIMVLLILFSQPNYINSEMDAWADVSENYGELTECTELSTLDAMSTTLATTNSAIQYKSDEQAVEDDYYALSDSTVSKGAMPGNVAGDLYFPSKGDNGSTITWASSDETVVKQSETDPTVGIVFRPAYGLPNKDVIITATITKGDAKKVKEFYFTIIAMEPNDEEKVEIVKQWLTDELVLNGNSSVDVKTNLYMPDVKKVIVEVPNWSEHFVEIYWESTDTNAVALDGTVTRPDIDKANVPVTLKATMSYGEAITEKIFNFIVTKVEEFPLALKYDDFSDSESHLRLNGNSEIADALDCSGNSIKALQLSNNNTLTGASAFTKNKLHLSEDLSFSTAFSFRNVHPNYSLGNSGFAFTLQLVDNTLCDIEKINPNISIAFNSKYYKGQGSGQATVYSVSNSVSVLYNGNNDVSYENGRWRSIGSSRIQDIPVYNIWIEYDGSSKILEIRYSLNCDRPKNPTLQLNDFDIGAILTNGEESLSIEDVQDVYVGFTGFALNEDKTDIWGWYFKNDSTPIDFAAYTFIDASNITLTANPQAGASSSTIIASVSGVCTTPAGIKVDFSTSLGSLKSSSAVTDLSGNVSVQLSSTASGIAVVKAVAAGGATTSTSVQLVINDDDIVNFDSKWLSNEVVLNGNASLDSIIKDLNMPDSGPNSSTISWTSDNTDVVALNGKVTTPLPAQGDKKVKLTATIFKGSAKVVKEFNITVKVADADKATADMEWLTDTMVLNGNSSFNSITTDLNMPKLGLYGSNIIWTSLNEDVVSVNGKVTRKTYTQGDQKSELIATIINGSTKVKKLYTIIVKALDPTDAEAVAFDMEWLTDGLILNDDESTIKNVTKNLNLPVLGPQKSIITWTSSNEDVIATNGTVNCPNYTSGNAVVILTATITKGSEFVEKIFNVTVIALNQTDREVVIADNAWLNASLTLCENLSQYSICYNLSLPASAPNGSSITWMSDLPEVISDSGVVTRSEYIQGHKSVNMTATIVKGTEKIIKVLKYTVLSLPDTEPPEIVSSTPANNSRGVAYDTTQITITFNENIKKGNQDSKTYGIKLLGSKTSDFYVQIDDNKLIITLNSDMDPGKEHELIIPTSAVTDMSGNLMKEEFRLSFSVEQKLINKIEVISSSPKDREKEFPVGSEISFSYSYNDIFEGRAFDDISLRVRDGDEVDIKRKLSGNTVTLSLETGVEMKPGATYEIFIPEGAVQDRFKNDSSVKTILFIIKGNNTRPEVISTYPFDGQNSVDINQNIEINFSEAVSLADGKVTLKDDKGNLVYAGVDKIYSAQKWVNIRPYEPLKPNTKYTVSVPYNFVKNISADNMAFEYSMSFTTGADLLGIEKIFPTSTDKYNGAPINTSVKIDFSSSVAITSKANNIKILDSMNNPVDFILDVMDNEVILTPYFKLNTSETYTVDIPDGAFENVNNAINDAIKFKFTTAIKLNFGTASFVVKPSSKWLVNKPVTFSIEGIESVFKSAGYEIDSCEWIFGDGCTVSDKKPSHTYSATGEYQVTLRLKDNNGILYEIEQIVTIAGYNSSFVKMSVSPNDNMELMLSDNYKYPSNFKLYTIEMSYNGLFISNEQVKVLLYKNGVLKKDFGTVATGVGDKTYTNERGFSHTDKGTAFFPFWYPNYRCGTYELVFVYGNLEDGKVVRVPVTISDNRSKQTLRIKLYNEDTGKLVDYNFGLFFELDGEKKYAERLWYDDEDGYCYMIDDVELKEHKLKLLSSNEVLTYSDEKIIFHNGVGNAEILPVKVKQPGLNRIKSQYSDTNNIRKKSFIQNVEMPPALFEFEGDWDNLTPGYYEIKTDTGRDIAKVYESSFLFRPAYCLRPGENLLVRMVSQGGIKSTWFNAGIVVIPQPDFKHKINISYVNGEYRMNTPMRLEKLIGDSLSIFDGVPLLDNSESFGIDSDNYTLFSSMDSLRCIKFDFEAGASYGVETKKAKMVSTGYNVSANLGASIYLMYDSYANKWELTYGIYRLDGHGHYFWEKGYKIPKINVGANARLEMGSNVNGTLIVDKRDGSEREYSGIIRFEPYVYGSITAGLDWVNVEGYVEGKVGSEVHIPTGYIEVEPSITAGIVGTFMTYSENLYSKSLLNEHWDNGKEKIHVSARAPALQLLSTKFDMENAKIEPLPRNYINQESQWLPESMSGKAARKSIMDTVRADETNTKSVIMKDNIFPDADVQLVRNDNELWMVWTDDNPGRSAMNRTQTMCSVLKDGKWSDPVWLGLDKTADFSPVSASAGNGILMAWQNMKKTMPKDTEIGEYIKNAEISVAETVYEGTSSDVKEIMLTDDDKFDHSPKLAANGDSALLVWTKSEGLPFSMGDGIDNYRSLDNSDRLVFSSWNGSTWSKPSEIETSMPTVMNSSLTIHEKEGLLLYTIDMDNNLSTQNDREIFARIYNGSSWGEKICITNNQLQDSNPKAVYGNKGWFITWYQNGSIMYQNGLNGENKTEEFLLKVQSNYEIAVKDGVKSQIALVYKKAGEGNTRTFSTSIYDVNNDVWSDEIPLTEGETYIRKFSPVFTEDGKLNIAYTQPKLITEVIEGVEYQNTSNKVDLQMLTYTPVHDLALDKEYGLQVSPENPLQKTMATVSATIINQGDFAESATLYIYDGSPENGVKIGEVTATKPIPARSSAKVEIEWLVNSGLRDEYTIYAVVQPEDGVTEIDISNNIINHTISTADIAVTSLEYKNLANDDYLIIATIANSGSRLLEGIKVQLSSDVSGQVLKTADLEQLRPGQETGIRFLISSAGLAEDADGKINMMLSVMPSVGVEEFSTDNNIYKFILEPDSIVVDRVDPIKGETQVGIQKSLTFGFNMNVEKGTGFDQIKLEDDYFNVIDINTTLDGKTLTVTPKNEMAYSTHYVLTIPVDAIGDSYGHTMDEPYNMSFVTTSSSPEIIFAYPGDEMKYIALDSEIKMQFSQAILEGPNFGSIAMYGSDAKEICSSVSIQGEWLYIHPVGNTNGNTQYSIIIPRGAVINDKTEALEEDYTLSFTTVDNVEDNDDVEEDLGQQGSYTISRQTLEDGTSIADILIEGEFIIKTESNGIVTAIVDLTNEVKNDGTIRINLTEDAIKQLISDKLDLKIITGKGDIRFPKNWIESVSKDGNITITIAISKKNNEVQNDVVSDGIFDFTITVGGKQVTEFDQQLVVTIPLNMSVVKNGKRVIVCRYDEETKNWQPVGGVADTAAGTVTFKAEHFSSYAAFEIVKSFEDVTSDWAKEKVEILASRRLIYGKTDKTYDPKSNITRAEFTALIVRSLYTELLKCKGTFKDIAEGSWYADVVETAYNLGLVDGIGNNRFEPNAKISREQLAVIAYRLYQYKNGDRTTDSVDYIFVDNQDISKYAKEAVKFVANAGIMIGDGSSFEPKRSTTRQEVAVVLYRLLEYIGEL; this comes from the coding sequence ATGAAAAAATATAATAAAATAATAAGTTCCATTATGGTTTTATTGATTTTATTTTCACAGCCCAATTATATAAATAGTGAAATGGATGCATGGGCTGATGTATCAGAAAACTATGGTGAACTTACAGAATGTACAGAATTGAGTACGTTAGACGCAATGTCAACAACGCTTGCAACAACTAATTCAGCAATTCAGTATAAATCGGATGAACAGGCAGTAGAGGATGACTATTATGCATTGTCGGATTCTACTGTGTCTAAAGGTGCAATGCCAGGTAATGTAGCTGGTGATTTGTACTTTCCTTCTAAGGGCGATAACGGCAGTACTATAACATGGGCTTCTTCAGACGAAACAGTGGTGAAACAAAGTGAAACTGACCCAACAGTAGGAATAGTCTTTAGACCTGCATATGGCTTGCCGAATAAAGATGTAATTATTACGGCAACTATAACCAAAGGTGATGCAAAGAAAGTAAAAGAATTTTATTTTACGATTATTGCTATGGAACCAAATGATGAGGAAAAGGTAGAAATAGTAAAGCAATGGTTAACTGATGAGCTTGTGCTAAACGGAAATAGTTCCGTAGATGTCAAGACAAATCTCTACATGCCAGATGTAAAAAAGGTAATAGTTGAAGTTCCTAATTGGAGTGAACACTTTGTCGAAATATACTGGGAATCAACGGACACTAATGCGGTTGCTCTGGACGGAACTGTAACCAGACCAGATATAGACAAGGCTAATGTGCCGGTAACCTTAAAGGCAACCATGTCCTATGGAGAAGCAATTACTGAGAAAATCTTTAATTTCATAGTTACAAAGGTTGAAGAATTTCCTTTGGCACTTAAGTATGATGATTTCAGTGACTCTGAAAGCCACCTTCGGTTGAATGGCAACTCCGAAATTGCTGATGCTTTGGATTGCAGTGGAAACAGCATAAAAGCTTTGCAACTTAGCAACAACAATACATTAACAGGAGCAAGTGCTTTTACCAAAAACAAGCTTCATCTGAGTGAGGATTTGTCCTTTAGTACAGCCTTTTCCTTCCGCAATGTACATCCTAACTATTCATTGGGAAACAGTGGGTTTGCATTTACATTGCAGTTGGTTGACAATACTTTATGTGACATTGAGAAAATAAATCCAAACATCAGCATTGCTTTTAACTCAAAATATTATAAAGGACAAGGTTCTGGGCAAGCTACAGTATATTCTGTTTCTAATAGTGTATCCGTTTTATATAATGGAAATAATGATGTATCTTATGAAAATGGAAGGTGGAGGAGTATAGGCAGCAGCAGGATACAAGACATTCCCGTGTATAATATATGGATTGAATATGATGGCTCATCAAAAATACTAGAAATTAGATATAGTTTAAATTGTGATAGGCCCAAAAATCCGACTTTGCAATTAAATGATTTTGATATTGGAGCAATCCTTACAAATGGAGAAGAAAGTTTAAGCATTGAGGATGTTCAGGATGTATATGTAGGCTTTACTGGTTTTGCCCTTAATGAGGATAAAACCGATATTTGGGGCTGGTATTTCAAGAATGATTCTACACCTATTGATTTTGCCGCGTATACTTTTATTGATGCGTCCAATATTACACTAACTGCTAACCCTCAGGCAGGTGCATCCTCTAGTACGATAATCGCATCTGTTTCTGGTGTTTGTACTACTCCAGCTGGGATAAAGGTTGATTTCTCAACTTCCTTAGGGTCGCTTAAATCATCCTCGGCAGTTACTGATTTATCCGGAAATGTATCTGTTCAATTAAGTAGTACTGCATCCGGAATTGCTGTTGTCAAAGCGGTTGCAGCAGGAGGTGCAACTACATCAACCAGTGTACAGCTCGTAATTAACGATGATGACATTGTTAATTTTGATAGTAAATGGTTGTCTAATGAGGTGGTTCTTAATGGAAATGCATCTCTTGATAGTATTATAAAAGATCTTAATATGCCTGACTCGGGTCCTAATAGTAGCACAATAAGTTGGACATCAGACAATACTGACGTGGTAGCACTGAATGGAAAGGTGACTACACCGTTACCTGCACAAGGTGATAAGAAAGTTAAGCTTACTGCAACCATATTTAAAGGATCTGCAAAGGTTGTTAAAGAATTCAATATAACTGTCAAAGTTGCGGATGCGGACAAAGCAACAGCTGACATGGAATGGCTAACAGATACGATGGTACTTAACGGTAACAGCTCTTTCAATAGTATTACAACAGATTTAAATATGCCTAAATTAGGTTTATATGGTAGCAACATAATTTGGACTTCCCTAAATGAGGATGTAGTATCCGTAAATGGGAAAGTTACTAGAAAAACATATACTCAAGGAGATCAGAAAAGTGAGCTTATTGCTACCATAATCAATGGCTCAACGAAGGTTAAAAAGTTATACACTATAATAGTCAAGGCATTGGATCCAACAGATGCCGAAGCTGTGGCTTTTGACATGGAATGGCTGACAGATGGCTTGATACTTAATGATGATGAAAGTACGATTAAAAATGTTACAAAAAATCTGAACCTTCCAGTTCTTGGACCTCAAAAATCCATCATTACCTGGACATCTTCAAATGAAGATGTAATAGCAACAAATGGAACAGTGAATTGCCCAAATTACACTAGTGGAAATGCGGTAGTCATATTAACTGCAACTATAACTAAAGGTTCAGAGTTTGTTGAAAAAATATTTAATGTGACTGTAATAGCGCTGAACCAAACAGATAGAGAAGTTGTAATAGCAGATAATGCATGGCTTAATGCTTCTCTTACTTTATGCGAAAATTTGTCGCAATATTCAATTTGCTATAATTTGTCACTTCCTGCTTCAGCTCCCAATGGTTCTTCAATAACGTGGATGTCTGATCTGCCGGAGGTAATATCTGATAGTGGTGTTGTAACTAGATCCGAATATATTCAGGGACATAAATCAGTTAATATGACTGCAACAATTGTAAAAGGAACCGAAAAGATAATAAAAGTATTAAAATACACTGTTCTTTCCTTACCGGATACTGAACCTCCGGAAATAGTGAGTAGTACGCCTGCAAACAACAGTAGAGGTGTTGCTTATGATACTACGCAGATAACAATAACATTCAATGAAAATATAAAAAAAGGAAATCAGGACAGCAAAACATATGGAATAAAACTTTTAGGTTCTAAAACATCGGACTTTTATGTACAAATTGATGACAATAAACTAATCATCACTCTTAATAGTGATATGGATCCTGGAAAAGAGCATGAACTAATTATTCCAACTAGTGCTGTTACTGATATGTCAGGTAATCTGATGAAGGAAGAATTCAGGTTGTCATTTAGCGTTGAACAGAAGCTAATAAATAAAATAGAGGTTATTTCCTCTAGCCCTAAAGATAGAGAGAAGGAATTTCCTGTAGGTTCTGAAATATCATTTAGCTATAGTTACAATGACATTTTTGAGGGCAGGGCATTTGATGATATTTCACTACGTGTTAGGGATGGCGATGAGGTCGATATCAAAAGAAAACTGAGCGGAAATACAGTAACGTTGAGCCTTGAAACTGGAGTTGAAATGAAACCAGGTGCTACATATGAAATATTTATTCCTGAGGGTGCTGTGCAGGACAGATTCAAAAATGACAGCAGTGTAAAAACAATCCTATTTATAATCAAAGGAAACAATACAAGACCTGAAGTAATCAGTACTTATCCATTTGATGGTCAAAATTCAGTTGATATAAATCAAAATATTGAAATTAACTTTTCAGAAGCTGTGAGTCTTGCAGATGGTAAGGTTACACTGAAGGATGATAAAGGGAATTTAGTATATGCTGGTGTAGATAAAATATACTCTGCTCAAAAATGGGTAAATATACGACCTTATGAACCATTGAAGCCAAACACCAAATATACTGTTTCTGTACCATATAATTTTGTTAAGAATATTTCAGCCGACAACATGGCATTTGAATATAGTATGAGCTTTACCACTGGAGCAGATTTACTAGGCATAGAAAAGATATTTCCTACATCAACAGATAAATATAATGGTGCTCCTATTAATACCTCTGTGAAAATTGATTTTTCATCATCCGTAGCAATAACTTCAAAAGCCAACAATATTAAAATTTTGGATTCTATGAATAATCCTGTAGACTTTATTTTAGATGTAATGGATAACGAAGTGATTTTGACACCATATTTTAAGCTAAATACTTCAGAGACTTATACTGTGGATATACCAGATGGAGCATTTGAAAATGTTAACAATGCTATAAATGATGCTATTAAATTCAAATTCACTACAGCTATAAAGCTTAATTTTGGTACTGCTTCATTTGTAGTAAAGCCATCATCAAAATGGTTGGTAAATAAACCAGTAACATTTAGTATTGAAGGGATTGAAAGTGTTTTTAAATCAGCGGGATATGAAATAGATTCTTGTGAATGGATTTTTGGTGATGGATGTACAGTAAGCGATAAAAAACCTAGCCATACATATAGTGCGACAGGAGAATACCAGGTAACACTAAGGTTAAAGGATAATAATGGCATTTTATATGAAATTGAGCAGATAGTAACTATAGCAGGTTATAATTCAAGTTTTGTAAAAATGTCAGTATCGCCAAATGATAATATGGAACTTATGCTTAGTGATAATTATAAATATCCTTCAAACTTTAAACTTTACACAATTGAGATGTCTTATAACGGATTATTTATATCCAATGAACAGGTTAAGGTGCTACTATATAAAAATGGTGTTTTAAAAAAGGATTTTGGAACTGTAGCTACTGGTGTAGGAGATAAAACATACACTAATGAGCGGGGGTTCAGCCATACAGATAAAGGTACAGCTTTCTTTCCTTTTTGGTATCCAAATTATAGATGTGGAACATATGAATTGGTTTTTGTATATGGTAACTTGGAAGATGGAAAGGTAGTTAGAGTACCAGTTACAATAAGTGATAATAGATCTAAACAAACCTTGAGAATAAAGTTGTATAATGAAGATACGGGAAAATTGGTAGACTATAATTTTGGACTATTTTTTGAGCTTGATGGAGAAAAAAAATATGCTGAAAGATTATGGTATGATGATGAAGACGGATACTGTTATATGATTGATGACGTAGAGTTGAAAGAACATAAATTAAAATTGCTATCATCCAATGAAGTATTAACTTATTCCGACGAGAAGATTATATTTCACAATGGAGTAGGAAATGCGGAAATATTGCCTGTGAAAGTTAAGCAACCGGGTCTTAATCGTATTAAGTCTCAGTATTCAGATACAAATAATATTCGTAAAAAGAGTTTTATTCAGAATGTTGAAATGCCACCTGCATTATTTGAATTTGAAGGTGATTGGGATAATCTTACACCTGGATATTATGAGATAAAAACAGATACAGGAAGAGATATAGCTAAGGTATACGAATCTAGCTTTTTATTCAGACCGGCTTATTGCCTACGTCCGGGAGAAAATTTGCTTGTTCGTATGGTTTCACAAGGGGGCATTAAATCTACTTGGTTTAATGCTGGAATAGTTGTAATTCCACAACCAGATTTCAAACATAAAATAAATATCAGCTATGTAAATGGGGAGTATCGTATGAATACACCCATGAGACTAGAGAAATTAATAGGTGATAGTTTATCAATATTTGATGGTGTACCACTTCTAGATAATTCTGAGAGCTTTGGAATTGATAGCGATAATTATACGCTTTTTAGTTCAATGGATAGCTTACGTTGTATAAAGTTTGATTTTGAAGCGGGTGCTTCTTATGGAGTTGAAACCAAGAAGGCAAAAATGGTTTCAACCGGTTATAACGTAAGTGCAAATTTGGGAGCAAGTATATACCTTATGTATGACTCATACGCTAACAAATGGGAATTAACTTATGGTATATATAGATTGGATGGTCACGGTCATTATTTCTGGGAAAAGGGGTACAAGATTCCAAAAATTAATGTTGGAGCAAATGCAAGACTTGAGATGGGATCTAATGTAAATGGAACTTTGATTGTAGACAAACGTGACGGTAGCGAAAGAGAATATAGTGGGATTATACGCTTTGAACCCTATGTTTATGGTTCGATAACTGCTGGGCTAGATTGGGTAAACGTTGAAGGATATGTAGAAGGAAAAGTCGGAAGTGAAGTTCACATTCCAACAGGGTATATTGAGGTTGAACCAAGTATAACTGCTGGTATAGTAGGTACATTTATGACATATAGTGAAAATCTTTATAGTAAGTCACTGCTGAATGAACACTGGGACAACGGTAAAGAAAAAATTCATGTCTCTGCTCGTGCACCAGCATTGCAGCTACTTTCGACGAAGTTTGACATGGAGAATGCAAAGATTGAACCATTGCCAAGAAATTATATTAACCAAGAGTCACAATGGCTGCCTGAAAGCATGTCAGGTAAGGCTGCAAGAAAGAGTATTATGGATACAGTACGTGCAGATGAAACTAATACCAAGTCAGTGATAATGAAAGATAATATTTTTCCAGACGCAGACGTCCAATTAGTACGAAACGACAATGAACTTTGGATGGTATGGACAGATGATAACCCGGGACGCTCAGCAATGAACCGTACACAAACGATGTGTTCGGTATTAAAAGACGGTAAATGGTCGGATCCCGTATGGCTTGGATTGGACAAAACTGCTGATTTTAGCCCAGTATCTGCATCAGCAGGAAACGGTATATTAATGGCTTGGCAAAATATGAAGAAAACTATGCCGAAAGATACTGAAATAGGTGAGTATATTAAAAATGCTGAAATAAGTGTTGCTGAAACTGTTTATGAAGGTACGAGCAGTGATGTGAAAGAAATTATGTTGACAGATGATGACAAATTTGATCATTCACCAAAGCTTGCTGCCAATGGTGATAGTGCACTGCTTGTGTGGACAAAATCCGAGGGATTGCCATTTTCTATGGGAGATGGTATAGATAACTACCGTTCATTGGATAACAGTGATCGTTTGGTTTTTTCAAGTTGGAATGGCAGTACATGGAGTAAACCTTCAGAAATTGAAACCTCCATGCCTACAGTTATGAACTCAAGCCTTACCATACATGAAAAGGAAGGACTACTTCTTTATACCATTGATATGGATAATAATCTTTCTACTCAAAATGATAGGGAGATTTTTGCCAGAATTTACAACGGAAGTTCATGGGGAGAAAAAATATGTATAACTAACAATCAACTACAGGACTCCAATCCCAAGGCAGTATATGGCAATAAAGGATGGTTTATAACATGGTATCAAAATGGAAGTATCATGTATCAGAATGGATTGAATGGAGAAAACAAAACCGAAGAATTCCTTCTGAAAGTGCAAAGTAATTATGAAATAGCAGTTAAGGATGGAGTAAAATCACAGATTGCACTTGTTTATAAAAAAGCAGGTGAAGGTAATACTAGAACATTTTCCACATCTATTTATGATGTAAATAATGACGTTTGGAGTGATGAAATTCCATTAACAGAAGGCGAAACATACATACGTAAATTCAGTCCAGTATTTACGGAGGATGGAAAGCTAAACATTGCTTATACCCAGCCGAAACTAATCACTGAAGTGATTGAAGGCGTTGAATATCAAAATACTAGTAATAAGGTTGACTTGCAAATGCTGACTTATACACCAGTACATGACTTGGCTTTGGATAAAGAGTATGGTTTACAGGTATCACCTGAAAATCCATTGCAGAAAACTATGGCAACTGTATCGGCTACTATTATAAATCAAGGGGATTTTGCTGAAAGTGCAACCCTATATATATACGATGGAAGCCCAGAAAACGGTGTGAAAATAGGAGAAGTAACTGCTACTAAGCCTATACCAGCTCGGTCATCTGCTAAGGTAGAGATTGAATGGCTTGTGAATTCTGGATTAAGAGATGAATACACTATTTATGCTGTTGTTCAGCCTGAAGATGGAGTAACAGAAATTGATATAAGCAACAATATAATTAACCATACGATTTCAACAGCAGATATTGCAGTTACGAGTTTAGAATATAAGAATTTGGCAAATGATGATTATCTAATAATTGCAACAATTGCAAACAGTGGAAGCAGGTTGCTTGAAGGGATAAAAGTACAGCTTAGTAGTGATGTGAGTGGTCAGGTCTTAAAAACTGCTGATTTGGAACAATTAAGACCGGGACAGGAGACTGGTATTAGATTCTTAATTTCTTCCGCTGGTTTAGCGGAGGATGCGGATGGAAAAATAAATATGATGTTGTCTGTCATGCCATCTGTCGGAGTAGAAGAGTTTTCCACAGACAACAATATTTATAAATTTATACTCGAGCCTGATTCAATTGTAGTAGATAGAGTAGATCCTATAAAGGGTGAAACTCAGGTAGGGATTCAAAAGTCATTAACCTTTGGCTTTAATATGAACGTTGAAAAGGGAACAGGATTTGATCAAATAAAACTTGAGGATGATTACTTTAATGTAATAGATATTAACACAACACTGGATGGTAAAACATTAACAGTAACTCCTAAAAACGAAATGGCATATAGTACACATTACGTACTTACAATACCCGTGGATGCTATTGGAGATTCTTATGGGCACACAATGGATGAACCATATAACATGAGTTTTGTTACAACATCAAGCAGCCCAGAGATAATTTTTGCATATCCTGGCGATGAAATGAAATATATAGCTCTAGATTCAGAAATTAAAATGCAATTTAGTCAGGCAATATTAGAGGGTCCTAACTTTGGAAGCATAGCAATGTATGGTTCTGATGCAAAGGAAATTTGTTCTTCAGTATCAATACAAGGAGAATGGCTATATATTCATCCAGTAGGGAATACAAACGGTAATACTCAATATTCAATTATTATTCCAAGGGGTGCAGTTATAAATGACAAAACTGAAGCATTGGAAGAAGACTATACGTTAAGTTTTACGACAGTAGACAATGTAGAAGATAATGATGATGTTGAAGAAGACTTAGGTCAACAGGGTAGTTACACAATATCTCGTCAAACATTGGAGGATGGAACAAGTATTGCGGACATACTGATTGAAGGTGAGTTTATAATCAAGACTGAATCTAATGGTATAGTAACAGCAATAGTTGACCTTACCAATGAAGTTAAGAATGATGGTACTATTCGGATAAACCTGACTGAAGATGCTATAAAACAGCTTATATCGGATAAGTTAGATCTTAAGATTATAACAGGCAAGGGAGATATTAGATTTCCTAAAAATTGGATAGAATCTGTAAGTAAGGACGGAAATATTACTATTACAATAGCTATTAGCAAAAAAAATAATGAAGTTCAAAATGATGTTGTTTCAGACGGAATATTTGATTTTACAATTACAGTTGGAGGTAAGCAAGTAACAGAATTTGACCAGCAACTGGTTGTAACAATTCCTCTTAATATGTCCGTAGTTAAGAATGGTAAAAGAGTTATTGTTTGCAGGTACGACGAAGAAACAAAGAACTGGCAGCCAGTTGGTGGTGTAGCTGATACAGCTGCAGGTACAGTGACTTTCAAAGCAGAACATTTTTCATCTTACGCTGCCTTTGAGATTGTCAAAAGTTTTGAAGATGTTACAAGTGACTGGGCTAAGGAAAAGGTAGAAATACTTGCATCCCGACGCTTGATTTATGGCAAAACAGATAAAACCTATGATCCTAAGAGCAATATTACAAGAGCAGAATTTACTGCTTTAATAGTAAGGTCACTTTATACAGAACTTTTAAAGTGCAAAGGTACTTTTAAAGATATTGCAGAAGGATCATGGTATGCTGATGTAGTAGAAACAGCATATAATTTGGGGCTTGTCGATGGAATAGGAAATAACAGATTTGAGCCCAACGCAAAAATCAGCAGAGAACAGCTGGCAGTAATAGCATATCGTCTATATCAATACAAAAACGGTGACAGAACCACAGACAGTGTTGACTATATATTTGTGGATAACCAGGATATATCGAAATATGCTAAAGAGGCTGTAAAATTTGTTGCAAACGCAGGAATTATGATAGGTGACGGTAGTAGTTTTGAACCGAAACGCAGTACGACCAGACAAGAAGTAGCGGTAGTTCTTTACAGACTTCTTGAGTATATTGGGGAACTGTAA